In one window of Comamonas testosteroni DNA:
- a CDS encoding YfgM family protein, with protein MANHLDLEEQEQIEQLKHFWNSWGTLITSVLVVVFLGLAGWNGWQYWQKRQATQASALEFAVDEALTAKDAARADQAFSELRDKYAGTAQAAQTALLMAKASVDAGKLDDAKAQLSWVADKGDEGFKALARIRLSSVLEQQKSYDEGLKVLEAAMPESYAGLQADRRGDLYVALGKQAEAVAQYQAAYKALDKDLDYRHLVEFKLNALGVAPEAATLVKTTPSEK; from the coding sequence ATGGCAAATCATCTCGATCTTGAAGAACAAGAGCAAATTGAGCAGCTCAAGCATTTCTGGAATTCCTGGGGAACCCTGATCACCAGCGTTCTGGTCGTGGTCTTTCTCGGGCTGGCCGGCTGGAACGGCTGGCAGTACTGGCAAAAGCGTCAGGCCACCCAGGCCTCGGCCCTGGAGTTTGCCGTGGACGAAGCACTGACGGCCAAGGATGCGGCGCGCGCCGACCAGGCATTCAGCGAGCTGCGGGACAAGTACGCGGGCACGGCGCAGGCCGCCCAGACGGCTTTGCTGATGGCCAAGGCCTCGGTGGATGCCGGCAAGCTCGATGACGCCAAGGCTCAGCTGAGCTGGGTGGCCGACAAGGGTGATGAAGGCTTCAAGGCCCTCGCTCGCATTCGTCTGTCTTCCGTGCTGGAGCAGCAAAAAAGCTATGACGAAGGCCTGAAGGTGCTTGAGGCGGCCATGCCCGAGTCCTATGCCGGTCTGCAGGCTGATCGCCGTGGCGATCTGTATGTGGCGCTGGGCAAGCAGGCTGAGGCGGTTGCCCAGTACCAGGCGGCCTACAAGGCGCTGGACAAGGATCTGGACTACCGCCATCTGGTGGAATTCAAGCTGAACGCGCTGGGCGTGGCTCCTGAAGCCGCAACCCTGGTAAAGACAACGCCGTCGGAGAAATAA
- the bamB gene encoding outer membrane protein assembly factor BamB — translation MKTFAHQVKSAAPAAQSAARVLVLTAVAASLAACSMFGGKDKPKPQDLGPNPGKIAVHQAWSAKLGSEVPLAMPALVQGNTVTVVTKDGSVTTLDGNTGSQLGKFSAGEPLTTGVGSDGQRTAVVTRSNQLMVFAEGKQLWKNNLTAAVYTPPLVAGGRVFVMAADRSLAAFDANTGRELWSVEGPSNEPLILRQPGVLQAVGNNLVVGVSGRLAGVDPDNGSVRWMAPLAAPRGTNDVERLVDLVGPVSRVGSSVCARAFQASVGCVDVSTANVRWTQTSKGSDGVAGDEQAVFGAEGNGTVQAWNRADGQRLWSIDKLQYRKLTAPLVLGRSVVLADDLGTVHMLSREDGSALARLETDKAGVATSPVVAANTLVIVSRSGTVYGFKPD, via the coding sequence TTGAAGACTTTTGCCCATCAAGTGAAGTCCGCTGCCCCTGCAGCGCAATCCGCAGCCCGTGTGCTGGTGCTGACTGCGGTGGCCGCGTCGCTGGCTGCCTGCTCCATGTTCGGCGGCAAGGACAAGCCCAAGCCACAGGATCTGGGGCCCAACCCCGGCAAGATCGCCGTGCACCAGGCCTGGTCGGCCAAGCTCGGCAGCGAAGTGCCTCTGGCCATGCCTGCGCTGGTGCAGGGCAATACTGTCACCGTGGTCACCAAGGATGGCAGCGTTACCACGCTTGATGGCAATACCGGCAGCCAGCTGGGCAAGTTCAGTGCGGGCGAGCCGCTGACCACCGGCGTGGGCAGCGACGGCCAGCGCACAGCGGTGGTTACACGCAGCAACCAGCTCATGGTGTTTGCCGAAGGCAAGCAGCTGTGGAAGAACAACCTGACCGCAGCGGTCTATACGCCGCCTCTGGTGGCTGGCGGTCGCGTGTTCGTGATGGCGGCTGATCGTTCTTTAGCTGCTTTCGATGCCAATACGGGTCGTGAGCTGTGGTCGGTTGAAGGCCCCAGCAATGAACCGCTTATTTTGCGACAGCCAGGCGTTTTGCAGGCCGTTGGTAATAATCTGGTGGTAGGCGTGTCCGGACGTCTGGCAGGCGTTGATCCTGACAATGGCTCGGTGCGCTGGATGGCTCCTCTGGCCGCACCGCGCGGAACCAACGATGTGGAGCGACTGGTAGATCTGGTCGGTCCCGTCAGCCGTGTGGGCAGCAGTGTCTGTGCACGTGCGTTCCAGGCCTCGGTGGGGTGTGTGGATGTGAGCACGGCCAATGTGCGCTGGACGCAGACCTCCAAGGGCAGCGACGGCGTGGCGGGCGACGAGCAGGCCGTGTTTGGTGCGGAAGGCAACGGCACGGTGCAGGCCTGGAATCGTGCAGACGGTCAGCGTCTGTGGTCCATCGACAAGCTGCAGTACCGCAAGCTGACTGCGCCTTTGGTGCTGGGCCGCTCCGTGGTGCTGGCCGATGATTTGGGGACAGTGCATATGCTCTCGCGTGAAGACGGCTCTGCACTGGCCCGTTTGGAAACTGACAAGGCAGGAGTTGCCACTTCCCCGGTTGTCGCCGCCAATACTCTGGTGATCGTCAGCCGAAGCGGAACTGTGTATGGCTTCAAGCCGGATTGA
- the der gene encoding ribosome biogenesis GTPase Der encodes MKPVIALVGRPNVGKSTLFNRLTKSRDAIVADFAGLTRDRHYGQGRQGKHEYIVIDTGGFEPDASRGIFKEMAKQTQQAVAEADVVIFVLDARAGLSGQDHEIGNYLRRLGKPTMLVANKAEGMQDGAHLSEFYELGLGEVVPVSAAHGQGVRSLVDAALGLLNLPEPEEETFGEEDQKPVRLAVAGRPNAGKSTLINTWLGEERLVAFDMPGTTRDAITVPFERNGQKFELIDTAGLRRKGKVFEAIEKFSVVKTLQAIEGANVVLLLIDATEGVTDQDAHIAGYILESGRSVVLAINKWDAVDDYQRQMLERSIETRLSFLKFAPLHFISAQKRQGLEPLWKSIIQAHRAATCKMPTPVLTRILMESIQFQTPKKVGAYRPKMRYAHQGGMNPPIIVIHGNSLELVTDAYKRFLEGRFRKEFNLVGTPLRIDLKTSHNPYADKD; translated from the coding sequence ATGAAGCCAGTTATTGCCCTGGTAGGGCGCCCCAATGTGGGCAAGTCGACGCTGTTCAATCGACTCACGAAGTCGAGGGATGCCATCGTCGCCGACTTTGCAGGGCTGACGCGTGACCGCCATTACGGCCAGGGCCGTCAGGGCAAGCATGAGTACATCGTCATCGATACGGGCGGTTTCGAGCCGGACGCATCGCGCGGCATCTTCAAGGAGATGGCCAAGCAGACGCAGCAGGCCGTGGCGGAAGCCGATGTCGTGATCTTCGTGCTGGATGCGCGTGCCGGTCTTTCCGGTCAGGATCATGAAATCGGCAACTACCTGCGCCGTCTGGGCAAACCCACCATGCTGGTGGCCAACAAGGCCGAAGGCATGCAGGATGGTGCGCATCTGTCCGAGTTCTATGAGCTGGGTCTCGGCGAGGTCGTGCCCGTGTCTGCAGCCCACGGTCAGGGTGTGCGCAGCCTGGTCGATGCGGCTCTGGGTCTCCTGAACTTGCCCGAGCCCGAAGAGGAAACTTTTGGCGAGGAAGACCAGAAGCCCGTGCGTCTGGCGGTGGCTGGCCGTCCCAACGCCGGCAAGTCCACGCTGATCAACACCTGGCTGGGTGAAGAGCGCCTGGTAGCTTTCGACATGCCCGGCACCACGCGTGATGCGATCACCGTGCCTTTCGAGCGCAATGGTCAGAAGTTCGAGCTGATCGATACAGCCGGTCTGCGCCGCAAGGGCAAGGTGTTTGAAGCCATCGAGAAATTCTCGGTGGTCAAGACGCTGCAGGCCATCGAAGGCGCCAACGTCGTGCTGCTGCTGATCGATGCCACGGAAGGCGTGACCGACCAAGACGCTCATATCGCGGGCTATATCCTGGAGAGCGGTCGCTCGGTCGTGTTGGCCATCAACAAATGGGATGCCGTGGATGACTACCAGCGCCAGATGCTGGAGCGCTCCATCGAGACGCGCCTGTCCTTCCTGAAGTTTGCGCCGCTGCACTTCATCTCGGCACAGAAGCGCCAGGGTCTCGAGCCGCTGTGGAAGTCCATCATCCAGGCCCATCGTGCAGCCACCTGCAAGATGCCTACGCCGGTGTTGACGCGCATTCTGATGGAGTCGATCCAGTTCCAGACGCCCAAGAAGGTGGGAGCCTATCGCCCCAAGATGCGCTATGCCCACCAGGGCGGCATGAACCCGCCCATCATCGTGATCCATGGCAACTCGCTGGAACTGGTCACCGATGCCTACAAGCGCTTTCTGGAGGGGCGTTTCCGCAAGGAGTTCAATTTGGTCGGAACCCCGTTGCGCATCGACTTGAAAACCTCCCATAATCCTTACGCCGACAAGGATTAA
- the hfq gene encoding RNA chaperone Hfq: protein MSNKGQLLQDPFLNALRREHVPVSIYLVNGIKLQGQIESFDQYVVLLRNTVTQMVYKHAISTIVPGRAVNFSAATPADNDAAAA from the coding sequence GTGAGCAATAAAGGTCAACTCCTCCAAGATCCGTTCCTGAACGCACTGCGTCGTGAACACGTGCCGGTCTCCATCTATCTGGTCAACGGCATCAAGCTGCAAGGCCAAATCGAGTCGTTCGACCAATATGTGGTGCTTCTGCGCAACACTGTGACCCAGATGGTTTACAAGCACGCCATCTCCACCATCGTTCCCGGTCGCGCCGTGAACTTCTCGGCCGCTACTCCGGCTGACAACGACGCCGCTGCTGCCTAA
- the hflX gene encoding GTPase HflX, which produces MLLVGVDFGVPHFDDELEELGLLAQTAGLQPVARLTCKRKAPDPALFVGSGKADEIRMLAQMHGAKEVWFDQALSPAQQRNLERHIQMPVNDRTMLILEIFAQRARSHEGKLQVELARLQYISTRLVRRWSHLERQAGGIGGRGGPGEKQIELDRRMIDDAIKRTKERLKKVKKQRSTQRRQRSRREVFNISLVGYTNAGKSTLFNAMVKARAYAADQLFATLDTTTRQMYLVEAEESVSLSDTVGFIRDLPHGLVDAFQATLQEAIDADLLLHVVDASNPGFPEQIQQVQKVLGEIGADDVPQILVFNKLDAIEPERQPAMLQDMYELDGTPVPRVFVSARSGQGLAQLRQMLADRVLQVREEAAREEVEGQDDTYWMSPDDDAQY; this is translated from the coding sequence GTGCTGCTGGTGGGCGTGGATTTTGGTGTTCCCCATTTTGACGACGAGCTGGAAGAGCTGGGCCTGTTGGCACAGACCGCTGGCTTGCAACCCGTGGCGCGCTTGACCTGCAAGCGCAAAGCCCCCGATCCCGCGTTGTTCGTGGGCAGTGGCAAGGCGGATGAAATCCGCATGCTGGCCCAGATGCACGGCGCCAAGGAAGTCTGGTTCGACCAGGCCCTGAGTCCGGCGCAGCAGCGCAATCTGGAGCGCCATATCCAGATGCCGGTCAACGACCGGACCATGCTGATTCTGGAAATCTTCGCCCAGCGTGCACGCAGCCATGAAGGCAAGCTGCAGGTGGAGCTGGCTCGCCTGCAATACATCAGCACGCGCCTGGTGCGCCGCTGGAGTCACCTGGAGCGTCAGGCCGGCGGTATCGGCGGCCGTGGCGGCCCCGGTGAAAAGCAGATCGAGCTGGACCGCCGCATGATTGACGATGCCATCAAGCGCACCAAGGAGCGCCTGAAAAAGGTCAAGAAGCAGCGCTCTACGCAGAGGCGCCAGCGCTCGCGTCGCGAAGTTTTCAATATTTCCCTGGTTGGCTATACCAATGCCGGCAAATCCACGCTGTTCAATGCCATGGTGAAGGCTCGCGCCTATGCCGCAGATCAGCTGTTTGCCACGCTGGATACCACCACCCGGCAGATGTATCTGGTGGAGGCCGAGGAATCGGTTTCCCTGTCGGATACCGTCGGTTTTATTCGTGACTTGCCGCACGGTCTGGTGGATGCTTTCCAGGCGACCTTGCAGGAGGCGATTGACGCCGATCTGCTGCTGCATGTCGTGGATGCATCGAACCCCGGATTCCCGGAACAAATACAACAAGTCCAAAAAGTTCTGGGTGAAATCGGGGCCGATGATGTGCCTCAGATTCTGGTTTTCAACAAGCTGGATGCCATTGAGCCCGAGCGTCAGCCTGCCATGCTGCAGGATATGTATGAGCTCGATGGCACGCCGGTGCCGCGTGTGTTTGTCAGTGCTCGCTCGGGGCAGGGGCTGGCGCAGCTGCGGCAGATGTTGGCTGACCGGGTTTTGCAGGTACGTGAAGAGGCGGCACGCGAAGAAGTCGAGGGGCAGGACGATACGTACTGGATGTCCCCTGATGACGACGCGCAATACTAG
- the hflK gene encoding FtsH protease activity modulator HflK, translated as MNFSQRVHRLAVLPQRIRGMFNLNDPRWGRGDNNNEDGSKPDSSAPEGERPPMPPAPEQRPRPSSSQQGQPPDLEEVWRDLNRKLSGLFGGGSGNGRGVPPSRSGGQPGEPFNPGKGIFLIAGVAVLIWLGTGFFIVQEGQQAVITQFGKYKSTVGAGFNWRLPYPVQKHELVYVSQIRSAEVGSDNIVRSTGLRESAMLTEDENIVEIKFAVQYRLSDARAWLFESRSPSEAVIQVAESAVREVVGKMKMDAALAEERDQIAPRVRDLMQSILDRYKVGVEVVGINMQQGGVRPPEQVQASFDDVLKAGQERERAKNEAQAYANDVVPRAAGAAARLGEEAAAYKSKIVAQAQGDAGRFSSLYSEYQKAPQVTRDRLYIDAMQQVYTNVTKVLVESRQGSNLLYLPLDKIMQNVGGSAAAPAASGDAAAGGAASAPANVRVVPNPAGDARSRDARSRDRDAR; from the coding sequence ATGAATTTTTCACAACGCGTCCATCGCCTGGCGGTGCTGCCGCAACGCATTCGCGGGATGTTCAATTTGAACGATCCGCGCTGGGGTCGTGGCGACAACAACAACGAAGATGGCTCCAAGCCGGACAGCTCGGCACCCGAAGGGGAGCGTCCTCCGATGCCGCCCGCACCCGAGCAGCGGCCTCGTCCTTCCTCTTCCCAGCAAGGCCAGCCGCCTGATCTGGAGGAGGTGTGGCGTGATCTCAATCGCAAGCTTTCCGGTCTGTTCGGTGGTGGCTCCGGCAATGGCCGTGGTGTGCCGCCCAGCCGCAGTGGCGGCCAGCCTGGCGAGCCGTTCAACCCCGGTAAAGGAATTTTCCTGATTGCCGGCGTGGCCGTGCTGATCTGGCTGGGTACAGGCTTTTTCATCGTGCAGGAAGGCCAGCAGGCCGTCATCACGCAGTTCGGCAAGTACAAGAGCACCGTGGGAGCGGGCTTCAACTGGCGCCTGCCTTATCCCGTTCAAAAGCATGAGCTGGTCTACGTTTCGCAGATTCGCTCGGCCGAGGTGGGCAGCGACAACATCGTGCGCAGCACGGGGCTGCGTGAATCGGCAATGCTTACCGAGGACGAGAACATCGTCGAGATCAAGTTTGCCGTGCAGTACCGCCTGAGCGATGCGCGAGCATGGTTGTTCGAAAGCCGCAGTCCTTCCGAGGCCGTGATCCAGGTTGCAGAGTCCGCCGTGCGTGAAGTTGTCGGCAAGATGAAGATGGACGCGGCTTTGGCTGAGGAGCGTGACCAGATCGCACCGCGAGTACGCGATCTGATGCAGTCCATCCTGGATCGTTACAAGGTGGGCGTTGAAGTGGTGGGCATCAATATGCAGCAAGGCGGCGTGCGGCCGCCCGAGCAGGTGCAGGCCTCTTTTGACGATGTGCTCAAGGCTGGTCAGGAGCGTGAGCGTGCCAAGAATGAGGCCCAGGCTTATGCCAACGATGTGGTGCCCCGCGCTGCGGGTGCCGCGGCGCGTCTGGGTGAGGAGGCTGCGGCCTACAAGTCCAAGATCGTGGCCCAGGCTCAGGGTGATGCCGGACGCTTCAGTTCGCTGTATTCCGAGTACCAGAAGGCTCCTCAGGTCACACGCGACCGTCTCTACATCGATGCGATGCAGCAGGTCTACACCAACGTGACCAAGGTTCTGGTGGAGTCGCGCCAGGGCTCCAATCTGCTGTATCTGCCTCTGGACAAGATCATGCAGAACGTGGGTGGCAGCGCCGCTGCTCCCGCTGCGTCGGGTGATGCGGCTGCTGGCGGCGCAGCTTCGGCTCCAGCCAACGTACGTGTAGTACCCAATCCCGCCGGTGATGCGCGTAGCCGCGATGCGCGCAGCCGTGACCGTGACGCACGCTAG
- the hflC gene encoding protease modulator HflC, whose amino-acid sequence MNRIGFFVTSILVVLALLSSTLFVVDQRQFGVVYALGQIKEVITEPGLNFKLPPPLQNVRYIDKRLLTLDSTDTEPMLTAEKQRVVIDWYVRWRISEPSEYIRNVGLDESAGAMQLNRVVRNAFQEEINRRTVRELLSSKRETLMADVKREVLETVRGSKPWGVDIVDVRITRVDYAETITESVYRRMEAERKRVANELRSTGAAEGEKIRAEADRQRDITIANAYRDAQKIKGEGDAEAARVYAESFGKDPQFAQFYRSLDAYKESFSKKSDVLVLDPSQSDFFKAYRSGGSAGK is encoded by the coding sequence GTGAATCGAATCGGATTTTTTGTCACCAGCATTCTCGTGGTGCTGGCCTTGCTGAGCTCGACCCTGTTTGTCGTGGATCAGCGTCAGTTCGGGGTGGTCTATGCGCTGGGTCAGATCAAGGAAGTGATCACCGAGCCCGGGCTGAACTTCAAGCTGCCGCCACCGCTGCAGAACGTGCGCTACATCGACAAGCGTCTGCTGACGCTCGACAGCACCGATACCGAGCCCATGCTCACGGCTGAAAAGCAGCGCGTGGTCATCGACTGGTATGTGCGCTGGCGCATCTCCGAGCCTTCGGAATACATCCGTAACGTGGGTCTGGATGAATCTGCCGGTGCCATGCAGCTCAACCGTGTGGTGCGCAATGCCTTTCAGGAAGAGATCAACCGTCGCACCGTGCGTGAGCTGCTGTCTTCCAAGCGTGAAACGCTGATGGCCGACGTCAAGCGTGAAGTGCTGGAAACCGTGCGCGGCTCCAAGCCCTGGGGTGTCGACATCGTCGATGTGCGCATCACTCGCGTGGACTATGCCGAGACCATCACCGAGTCCGTCTATCGCCGTATGGAGGCCGAGCGCAAGCGCGTGGCCAACGAGCTGCGCTCCACGGGCGCGGCTGAAGGTGAAAAGATTCGCGCCGAGGCCGACCGTCAACGTGACATCACCATTGCCAATGCCTACCGCGATGCCCAGAAGATCAAGGGTGAGGGCGATGCTGAAGCCGCACGTGTCTACGCAGAATCCTTTGGCAAGGATCCGCAGTTTGCGCAGTTCTATCGCAGTCTGGATGCTTACAAGGAGAGCTTCTCCAAGAAGAGCGATGTGCTGGTGCTCGACCCTTCGCAAAGCGACTTCTTCAAGGCTTATCGCAGTGGCGGTTCTGCGGGCAAATAA
- a CDS encoding DUF2065 family protein, which yields MDWWESMGLAIAMLLVLEGLLPLFAPGLWRQLFAQLLQLRDGQLRFCGLLCIAAGAIMLVLL from the coding sequence ATGGACTGGTGGGAGAGTATGGGGCTGGCGATCGCCATGCTGCTGGTGCTGGAAGGGCTGCTGCCCCTGTTCGCGCCCGGGCTGTGGCGCCAGCTGTTTGCCCAACTGCTGCAGCTCAGAGATGGGCAGCTGCGCTTTTGCGGATTGCTCTGTATCGCAGCAGGCGCCATCATGCTGGTGCTGCTTTGA
- a CDS encoding ATP phosphoribosyltransferase regulatory subunit, translating to MSAWVLPDHIADVLPSEARHIEELRRGLLDTARSYGYELVMPPMLEYLESLLTGTGEALALQTSKLIDQLSGRTMGLRADMTQQVARIDAHLLNRKGVTRLCYCGPVVHALPDRPRATREPFQFGAEIYGHEGLEADLEALHLALDCLKGAGVKDVIVDLADVRIVRSLLAGVMVDEQVLRGVHAALASKDATELAQLSRDFPEASREGLMALLQLYGGMEVLDQAEKLLERTAGVRNVLSHLRWLVQHLDGVKVSFDLADLRGYSYYSGTRFAIYVPGGSDALVRGGRYDEVGAVFGRNRPAAGFSLDIKQLVAVVPERPLKAAIRAPWGDDAQVAAAIAALRQQGETVVCVLPGHESEVDEFHCDRELANVGGQWVVQAI from the coding sequence ATGTCTGCTTGGGTCCTGCCGGATCACATTGCCGATGTTTTGCCCTCCGAGGCACGGCACATCGAAGAATTGCGTCGAGGATTGCTCGATACTGCGCGCAGCTATGGCTATGAGCTTGTCATGCCACCCATGCTGGAGTATCTGGAGTCCTTGCTGACGGGTACAGGCGAAGCTCTTGCCCTTCAAACCTCCAAACTGATTGACCAGCTCTCCGGTCGCACCATGGGCCTGCGTGCAGACATGACGCAGCAGGTGGCACGCATTGATGCACATTTGCTCAATCGCAAGGGCGTAACCCGTCTGTGCTACTGCGGCCCTGTCGTTCATGCACTCCCCGATCGTCCGCGTGCCACGCGTGAGCCGTTCCAGTTCGGTGCTGAAATCTACGGCCATGAAGGCCTGGAAGCCGACCTCGAAGCCTTGCACCTGGCTCTGGACTGCCTCAAGGGCGCGGGCGTCAAGGACGTCATCGTGGACCTGGCCGATGTGCGCATCGTGCGCAGTCTGCTGGCCGGCGTGATGGTGGACGAGCAAGTGCTGCGAGGCGTTCATGCAGCCCTGGCTTCCAAGGATGCAACCGAGCTGGCCCAGCTGAGTCGCGATTTCCCCGAAGCTTCGCGTGAAGGCCTGATGGCGCTGCTGCAGCTTTACGGCGGCATGGAAGTGCTCGATCAAGCTGAAAAGCTGCTCGAGCGCACTGCCGGCGTGCGCAATGTGCTGTCACATTTGCGCTGGCTGGTGCAGCATCTGGATGGCGTCAAGGTCAGCTTCGACCTGGCCGATCTGCGTGGCTACTCCTACTACAGCGGTACTCGCTTTGCGATCTATGTGCCCGGCGGCAGCGATGCCCTGGTGCGCGGGGGCCGTTACGACGAAGTCGGTGCAGTGTTCGGGCGCAATCGTCCCGCTGCCGGCTTCAGTCTCGATATCAAACAACTGGTGGCTGTCGTGCCCGAGCGTCCGCTCAAGGCTGCCATTCGCGCTCCCTGGGGCGATGACGCGCAAGTGGCAGCCGCCATTGCCGCATTGCGCCAGCAGGGCGAGACGGTGGTCTGCGTGCTGCCAGGGCATGAAAGCGAAGTGGACGAGTTCCACTGCGACCGTGAGCTTGCCAATGTTGGCGGGCAATGGGTCGTGCAAGCCATTTAA
- a CDS encoding adenylosuccinate synthase, translated as MNTSKGRNVVVVGTQWGDEGKGKLVDWLTESANGVVRFQGGHNAGHTLVINGVKTALHLIPSGIMRPGVKCYIGNGVVLSVGKLFEEIEGLEKAGVQVRERLRVSEACPLILPFHQALDVAREAAREKGGVQKIGTTGKGIGPSYEDKIARRALRVQDLKHPERFATKLRELLSLHNHILVNVLGSQNFDFGAGLAAYMKDGEVQFDAVYDEAMHHAELIKPMIADVSRELNAVHAEGGNLLFEGAQGTLLDVDHGTYPYVTSSNCVAGNAAAGAGVGPGLLHYILGITKAYCTRVGGGPFPTELEWEKEGTPGWVMSTVGAEKGVTTGRSRRCGWFDAALLKRSAQINGLSGLCITKLDVLDGIEELQLCVGYELDGEKIDLLPLGADDIERCKPIYESIPGWTDSTVGVTDYDKLPVNARRYLDRIAEVTGVPIAMVSTSPDRDHTILMHNPYSAA; from the coding sequence ATGAATACATCCAAAGGTCGCAATGTGGTCGTCGTCGGCACCCAGTGGGGTGATGAGGGCAAGGGCAAGCTGGTCGACTGGCTGACCGAGAGCGCCAACGGCGTCGTGCGTTTCCAGGGCGGTCACAACGCCGGCCACACACTGGTCATCAATGGCGTGAAGACGGCTCTGCACCTGATTCCCAGCGGCATCATGCGTCCCGGCGTGAAGTGCTACATCGGCAATGGTGTGGTGCTCTCCGTGGGCAAGCTGTTTGAAGAAATCGAAGGTCTGGAAAAGGCCGGCGTGCAAGTGCGTGAGCGCCTGCGCGTGTCCGAAGCCTGCCCGCTGATCCTGCCTTTCCACCAGGCTCTGGACGTGGCCCGTGAAGCGGCCCGTGAAAAGGGTGGCGTGCAGAAGATCGGCACCACCGGCAAGGGCATCGGCCCTTCCTACGAAGACAAGATCGCCCGCCGCGCCCTGCGCGTGCAGGATCTGAAGCACCCCGAGCGCTTCGCCACCAAGCTGCGCGAGCTGCTGAGCCTGCACAACCACATTCTGGTGAATGTGCTGGGTTCCCAGAACTTCGACTTCGGCGCCGGCCTGGCTGCCTACATGAAGGATGGCGAAGTTCAGTTCGACGCCGTGTACGACGAGGCCATGCATCATGCCGAGCTGATCAAGCCCATGATTGCCGATGTTTCGCGCGAGCTCAACGCAGTGCACGCCGAAGGCGGCAACCTGCTGTTCGAAGGCGCGCAGGGCACGCTGCTGGACGTGGATCACGGCACCTACCCCTATGTCACCTCGTCCAACTGCGTGGCAGGCAATGCTGCCGCAGGCGCTGGCGTGGGCCCCGGTCTGCTGCACTACATCCTGGGCATCACCAAGGCTTACTGCACCCGCGTGGGCGGCGGCCCCTTCCCCACCGAGCTGGAATGGGAAAAGGAAGGCACTCCGGGCTGGGTGATGTCCACCGTGGGCGCCGAGAAGGGGGTGACCACCGGCCGCTCGCGCCGCTGCGGCTGGTTCGATGCTGCGCTGCTCAAGCGTTCGGCCCAGATCAACGGTCTGTCCGGTCTGTGCATCACCAAGCTGGACGTGCTGGACGGCATCGAAGAGCTGCAACTGTGCGTGGGCTATGAGCTCGACGGCGAGAAGATCGACCTGCTGCCTCTGGGTGCGGACGATATCGAGCGCTGCAAGCCCATCTACGAATCCATTCCTGGCTGGACAGACTCCACCGTGGGTGTGACCGACTACGACAAGCTGCCCGTGAATGCTCGCCGTTATCTGGACCGTATCGCCGAAGTGACCGGTGTGCCCATTGCCATGGTGTCCACCAGCCCCGACCGCGACCACACCATCCTGATGCACAACCCGTACAGCGCCGCCTGA
- a CDS encoding phosphoribosyltransferase produces MLTEDGKHLYVSYDEYHGLIEKLAIKIHQSGWEFDTILCLARGGLRPGDILSRIFDKPLAIMSTSSYRAEAGTVQGHLDIGRFIATPKGDISGRVLLVDDLADSGATLKAVIAMLKTNYAPITELRSAVIWTKGVSTFEPDYSVDYLGTNPWIHQPFEGYDTLSPEKLAEKWKV; encoded by the coding sequence ATGCTGACAGAAGACGGTAAGCACCTGTATGTGAGCTACGACGAGTACCACGGTCTCATCGAAAAGCTCGCCATCAAGATCCACCAGTCCGGCTGGGAATTCGACACCATCCTGTGCCTGGCACGTGGTGGTCTGCGTCCCGGCGACATCCTGAGCCGCATTTTCGACAAGCCTCTGGCCATCATGTCCACCAGCTCCTACCGCGCCGAAGCCGGCACGGTGCAGGGCCATCTGGACATCGGTCGCTTCATTGCCACGCCCAAGGGCGACATTTCCGGCCGCGTGCTGCTGGTCGACGATCTGGCGGACTCGGGCGCCACGCTCAAGGCCGTGATCGCCATGCTCAAGACCAACTACGCACCCATTACGGAGCTGCGCAGCGCCGTGATCTGGACCAAGGGCGTGTCGACTTTCGAGCCTGACTACTCGGTGGACTATCTGGGTACCAACCCCTGGATTCACCAGCCTTTCGAAGGCTATGACACGCTGAGTCCCGAAAAGCTGGCGGAGAAGTGGAAGGTCTGA